A region from the Rufibacter sp. DG15C genome encodes:
- the pheT gene encoding phenylalanine--tRNA ligase subunit beta: protein MRISFDWLKQLFPTDKPAQEIGQFLTDAGLEVEGIETFEVVPGGLQGIVIGEVLTCAKHPDADKLSVTTVDVGDGEPKHIVCGAPNVAAGQKVVIATVGATLYPAGGEPFQIKKSKIRGAVSEGMICAEDEIGLGSSHAGIMVLDTDLPNGTPAAQYFGLASDDVFEIGLTPNRADAASHLGVARDLQALLNAPYQLPDVSGFAVSNTSLPISVEVQNTEACPRYAGVTISGVTVQDSPAWLQRRLRAIGLSPINNVVDATNYVLHELGQPLHAFDAAKIKGGKIVVKNASEGAKFTTLDSIERTLRAEDLTISNAEEPMVLAGVFGGLQAGVTTETQNIFLESAYFSPAGIRKTSQVHGIKTDSSFRFERGTDPDMVILALKRAALLIQEIAGGVISSEIVDVYPQPIQPQQITLRYSRVQQLIGQYIEPAHIKAILTNLGIEITSENEEQLALYIPAYKVDVTREADVVEEILRIYGYNNIILSENLAADFLAKFPNPDPEIITSRVADALAANGYLEMFTNSLTNSNYYKDAEGNVPAELVPILNYNSEDLDAMRLTLVYSGLEVLRHNINRRQRDLKVFELGKVYRKDGEKYKENNYLVLFMTGNKAAESWQQASAKASFHDLATQVQQTLTLCRQTNFTTKPTEHPYLAGGVTYHKGDITLAHVGLIKDRVCKQADVKEQVWYAELNWDYLLRNYKDKLVFEELSKFPEVRRDLSLVVDKAVTFEQIKQVAQRVERKLLQDVNAFDVYEGEKIESGKKAIAVSFTLQDKQQTLTDKVIDSTMSRLMQQFEHQLGAVIRK, encoded by the coding sequence ATGCGCATATCATTTGACTGGCTGAAGCAACTTTTCCCCACTGACAAACCCGCCCAAGAGATTGGCCAATTCCTGACAGACGCTGGTCTGGAAGTAGAAGGCATTGAGACCTTTGAGGTAGTGCCCGGCGGTTTGCAGGGAATCGTGATTGGAGAAGTGCTCACCTGCGCCAAGCACCCAGACGCCGACAAGCTGAGCGTAACCACGGTAGACGTAGGCGACGGCGAGCCCAAGCACATTGTCTGCGGTGCGCCCAACGTGGCGGCCGGTCAGAAAGTAGTCATTGCCACCGTGGGTGCCACCTTATACCCAGCCGGAGGCGAGCCATTCCAAATCAAGAAATCAAAGATTCGCGGAGCCGTGTCAGAAGGCATGATTTGCGCCGAGGATGAGATTGGCCTGGGTTCTTCACACGCCGGCATCATGGTACTGGACACAGATTTACCGAACGGCACACCCGCCGCTCAGTACTTTGGCTTAGCGTCGGATGACGTGTTTGAGATTGGCCTGACGCCTAACCGCGCCGATGCCGCCTCTCACCTAGGTGTGGCCCGCGACCTACAAGCATTACTAAACGCACCGTACCAATTGCCAGATGTAAGCGGTTTTGCTGTGTCCAATACGTCTCTGCCTATCTCGGTAGAAGTACAAAATACAGAAGCCTGTCCACGCTATGCAGGCGTCACTATCTCAGGCGTGACCGTGCAGGACTCTCCGGCGTGGTTGCAACGCAGACTGCGCGCCATCGGCCTGTCGCCTATCAACAACGTGGTGGACGCCACCAACTATGTATTGCATGAGTTGGGTCAACCTCTACATGCCTTTGACGCCGCTAAAATCAAAGGAGGTAAAATCGTCGTGAAGAACGCTTCTGAAGGCGCCAAATTCACCACGCTGGACAGCATAGAACGTACTTTGCGCGCTGAAGATTTGACCATCAGCAACGCCGAAGAGCCGATGGTGCTGGCGGGCGTGTTCGGAGGATTGCAAGCGGGTGTGACCACAGAGACGCAGAACATCTTCCTGGAGAGCGCTTACTTCTCACCAGCAGGCATCCGGAAAACTTCGCAGGTGCACGGCATCAAAACCGACTCCTCGTTCCGTTTCGAGCGCGGCACCGACCCTGACATGGTCATCCTGGCCTTGAAACGCGCGGCCCTGTTGATTCAAGAAATCGCCGGTGGCGTGATTTCCTCAGAAATTGTGGACGTATATCCGCAGCCTATCCAACCTCAGCAAATCACCTTGCGCTACAGCCGTGTCCAACAGCTCATTGGCCAGTACATTGAGCCCGCGCACATCAAAGCCATCTTGACCAACCTGGGCATTGAAATCACCAGCGAGAACGAGGAGCAGTTGGCCTTGTACATTCCGGCGTATAAAGTAGACGTGACCCGCGAGGCCGATGTGGTAGAGGAAATCCTCAGAATCTATGGCTACAACAACATCATCCTGAGTGAGAACCTGGCCGCCGACTTCCTAGCCAAGTTCCCGAACCCGGACCCGGAGATTATCACCAGCCGCGTGGCCGATGCGTTGGCCGCCAATGGCTACCTGGAGATGTTCACCAACTCACTCACCAACTCCAACTACTACAAAGACGCAGAAGGCAACGTGCCAGCCGAACTGGTGCCCATCCTCAACTACAACTCAGAGGACCTGGACGCTATGCGCCTGACCCTGGTGTATTCTGGTCTGGAAGTACTAAGACATAACATCAACCGCCGCCAGCGCGACCTCAAAGTATTTGAGCTGGGCAAGGTGTACCGCAAAGACGGCGAGAAGTACAAAGAAAACAACTACCTGGTGCTTTTCATGACGGGCAACAAGGCCGCAGAAAGCTGGCAACAGGCCAGCGCCAAAGCCTCTTTCCATGACTTGGCCACGCAGGTACAGCAGACGCTCACCCTTTGCCGACAGACCAATTTCACCACCAAGCCCACCGAGCACCCGTATCTGGCCGGCGGTGTGACCTACCACAAAGGCGACATCACCCTGGCGCACGTGGGTCTGATAAAGGACAGAGTGTGCAAACAGGCAGACGTAAAAGAGCAAGTGTGGTACGCCGAACTCAACTGGGATTACCTGTTGCGCAACTACAAAGACAAATTGGTATTTGAGGAGCTGTCCAAGTTCCCGGAGGTGCGCCGAGATTTATCTCTGGTTGTGGATAAAGCCGTTACCTTTGAGCAGATTAAGCAAGTGGCCCAGCGCGTGGAGCGCAAGCTGTTGCAGGACGTGAACGCCTTTGACGTCTATGAGGGCGAAAAGATTGAGAGCGGCAAGAAGGCCATTGCGGTGAGCTTTACCCTGCAGGACAAGCAGCAGACCTTGACTGACAAAGTCATTGACTCTACCATGAGCCGTTTAATGCAGCAGTTTGAACACCAATTGGGCGCCGTCATCCGGAAGTAA
- a CDS encoding DUF1684 domain-containing protein, whose product MKGFKYIILVGVIAIVGYLMSDLFFNDESYNQAVAKFRENKDLTFRSLSASPLSDSLRRKFNKLDYFAPNRDYEITADFTPEERAEPIAMAMTGGTKEPYHVKGKATFELDGKEHTLTLYQKAGATSDSLFIPFTDQTNGFDTYGGGRYLDAIPNGSNIVLDFNRAYNPFCAYNPEFVCPMPPAENRLKVKIPAGEKNFK is encoded by the coding sequence ATGAAAGGTTTTAAATACATTATCCTAGTGGGCGTTATAGCCATTGTGGGCTATTTGATGAGCGACTTGTTTTTCAACGACGAAAGCTACAACCAGGCCGTGGCCAAGTTCAGGGAGAACAAGGACCTCACGTTTAGAAGCCTGAGCGCCTCTCCCCTCTCAGATTCGTTGCGCCGCAAGTTCAACAAGCTGGACTACTTTGCCCCCAACCGCGACTATGAGATCACCGCTGACTTTACCCCCGAAGAGCGCGCAGAGCCCATCGCCATGGCCATGACTGGCGGCACCAAAGAGCCTTACCATGTGAAAGGCAAGGCCACCTTTGAGCTGGACGGCAAAGAGCACACCCTCACGCTGTACCAGAAAGCCGGCGCCACCTCAGACTCCCTCTTCATCCCCTTCACCGACCAGACCAACGGCTTTGACACCTACGGCGGTGGCCGCTATTTGGACGCTATTCCCAACGGCAGCAATATCGTCCTGGACTTCAACCGCGCCTACAACCCCTTCTGCGCCTACAACCCCGAGTTCGTCTGCCCCATGCCCCCCGCAGAAAACCGCCTAAAAGTCAAAATCCCCGCCGGCGAGAAAAACTTTAAATAG